In the Topomyia yanbarensis strain Yona2022 chromosome 3, ASM3024719v1, whole genome shotgun sequence genome, one interval contains:
- the LOC131689242 gene encoding protein SGT1 homolog, with protein sequence MAASIKYDWYQSDTTVTITVMLKNAVDKNYSVTIEPNSVCLAADGIEPITIDLWNMINKEQSSHKATPSKVEIKLAKLVGIRWEALERKAITSSEPSTKKNFHDWNKISKDIEKQEAEEKPQGEEAVQDLFRKIYSDANEETRKAMVKSYYESGGTVLSTNWEDVGAKTVDVKPPDGCEFKKWN encoded by the exons ATGGCCGCTTCAATAAAGTACGATTGGTACCAGTCGGACACGACGGTGACAATAACGGTGATGCTGAAGAATGCAGTCGACAAAAATTACTCGGTCACGATAGAACCCAACTCCGTCTGCCTCGCGGCGGACGGAATCGAACCAATCACAATCGATCTCTGGAACATGATCAATAAGGAACAAAGTTCGCACAAAGCAACCCCGAGCAAAGTGGAGATTAAACTAGCTAAACTGGTCGGAATTCGCTGGGAAGCATTAGAACGAAAGGCGATTACGTCGAGTGAACCATCGACaaagaaaaattttcatgaTTGGAATAAAATTTCCAAGGATATCGAAAAACAGGAAGCGGAAGAAAAACCTCAG GGAGAAGAAGCAGTTCAAGATTTGTTCCGAAAGATATACTCGGATGCTAACGAGGAAACGCGTAAAGCCATGGTAAAGTCGTACTACGAATCTGGAGGTACCGTCCTTAGCACAAACTGGGAGGACGTAGGAGCAAAAACAGTCGATGTCAAGCCACCGGATGGTTgcgaatttaaaaaatggaactaA
- the LOC131689241 gene encoding uncharacterized protein LOC131689241 isoform X1, producing MFSLVADYGNSEEESSEKSNSAEDSDHCENVAEPALRQYGSDQTALPSASLMLANDKTIPGGVFSNPFREAEDAKIASLEKHVKMVDPENKCSEQKRKICWSYRKGRCRFGSKCNFAHDSDLIVKKELHGNHTHSESVDQLSHDVGHSSMAVENQTVRKHDNRKKRPGLSRDLVPPKKVLKMYHRGKYSGKP from the exons ATGTTCTCTTTGGTTGCCGATTACGGAAACAGCGAAGAGGAAAGTTCAGAAAAATCGAACTCTGCCGAAGACTCGGATCATTGCGAAAACGTAGCAGAACCAGCTCTTCGACAGTATGG ATCGGACCAGACAGCTCTCCCTAGTGCTAGTTTGATGCTGGCTAACGATAAAACAATCCCTGGAGGCGTCTTCAGCAATCCGTTTCGAGAAGCAGAGGATGCAAAAATAGCCAGCCTGGAAAAACATGTTAAAATG GTTGATCCGGAAAACAAATGTAGCGAACAAAAGCGTAAAATTTGTTGGAGTTATCGCAAAGGTCGTTGTCGGTTTGGAAGTAAATGCAACTTTGCCCACGATTCCGATTTGATAGTGAAGAAGGAACTTCACGGAAATCACACGCATTCAGAGTCAGTAGATCAGTTATCCCATGACGTGGGACATTCCAGTATGGCAGTAGAGAACCAAACAGTTCGGAAACACGATAACAGAAAGAAACGACCTGGCTTAAGCCGCGATCTGGTACCCCCAAAAAAGGTACTGAAAATGTACCATCGAGGAAAATACAGTGGAAAGCCTTGA
- the LOC131689241 gene encoding uncharacterized protein LOC131689241 isoform X2, producing the protein MFSLVADYGNSEEESSEKSNSAEDSDHCENVAEPALRQSDQTALPSASLMLANDKTIPGGVFSNPFREAEDAKIASLEKHVKMVDPENKCSEQKRKICWSYRKGRCRFGSKCNFAHDSDLIVKKELHGNHTHSESVDQLSHDVGHSSMAVENQTVRKHDNRKKRPGLSRDLVPPKKVLKMYHRGKYSGKP; encoded by the exons ATGTTCTCTTTGGTTGCCGATTACGGAAACAGCGAAGAGGAAAGTTCAGAAAAATCGAACTCTGCCGAAGACTCGGATCATTGCGAAAACGTAGCAGAACCAGCTCTTCGACA ATCGGACCAGACAGCTCTCCCTAGTGCTAGTTTGATGCTGGCTAACGATAAAACAATCCCTGGAGGCGTCTTCAGCAATCCGTTTCGAGAAGCAGAGGATGCAAAAATAGCCAGCCTGGAAAAACATGTTAAAATG GTTGATCCGGAAAACAAATGTAGCGAACAAAAGCGTAAAATTTGTTGGAGTTATCGCAAAGGTCGTTGTCGGTTTGGAAGTAAATGCAACTTTGCCCACGATTCCGATTTGATAGTGAAGAAGGAACTTCACGGAAATCACACGCATTCAGAGTCAGTAGATCAGTTATCCCATGACGTGGGACATTCCAGTATGGCAGTAGAGAACCAAACAGTTCGGAAACACGATAACAGAAAGAAACGACCTGGCTTAAGCCGCGATCTGGTACCCCCAAAAAAGGTACTGAAAATGTACCATCGAGGAAAATACAGTGGAAAGCCTTGA
- the LOC131689238 gene encoding DNA repair protein RAD51 homolog 4: MAVSLLSADIHPDLTEYVLKLLMKNKITTVLDFAKTDTDRLIRITNLSFEEISAIKSNLINSYSGNNIQVVEYFRYLNELIEPISTGIRGLDLLLEGGLLPGQVLEVCGESGSGKSQLCTSLAINIAQKQKLDVFYCDTKSDFSARRVHRILTLRNCTNQEIQETMKRVKVERIFSPEILIECMENILDQIDNLETLKVIIIDSLPALWYMHQNSKSNCYPLGMLTRLVGLLRKLSSESLIAIVVVNLQVRSSDYLAQNSTRRTIHSKGVTTYPALGKFWETAPTTRILLSKLNNSSTGYERLLSIWKCNYLRTGDRQMITITEGGTV; this comes from the coding sequence ATGGCAGTTTCTTTATTAAGTGCTGATATACATCCAGATTTAACGGAATATGTACTGAAACTTTTAATGAAAAACAAGATTACCACAGTTTTGGATTTCGCTAAAACTGACACTGATCGTTTGATTCGAATTACGAATCTAAGTTTCGAAGAAATTTCTGCCATCAAGAGTAATCTTATAAATAGTTATTCTGGAAATAATATTCAGGTGGTTGAATATTTTCGATATCTCAACGAGTTAATAGAACCTATCAGCACTGGAATAAGAGGATTAGATTTGTTACTAGAAGGTGGACTTCTACCTGGACAAGTGTTGGAAGTTTGTGGTGAATCAGGTTCCGGAAAGTCCCAACTCTGTACATCGTTAGCCATCAACATTGCCCAAAAGCAAAAACTTGATGTATTCTACTGCGATACAAAAAGTGACTTTTCAGCTAGAAGAGTTCATAGAATACTGACTCTAAGAAACTGTACCAATCAAGAGATACAAGAAACTATGAAACGAGTGAAAGTTGAAAGAATTTTTTCCCCAGAGATCCTAATAGAATGCATGGAAAATATTCTCGACCAAATCGATAATCTAGAAACGTTGAAAGTTATCATTATAGACTCCCTACCAGCACTTTGGTATATgcatcaaaactctaaaagTAATTGTTATCCACTAGGAATGTTAACCCGCTTGGTCGGATTACTGCGAAAGCTTTCATCAGAGAGCCTTATAGCTATCGTTGTTGTTAATCTGCAAGTACGCTCCTCGGACTATTTGGCGCAAAATAGCACCCGAAGAACCATACATTCAAAAGGAGTTACAACTTATCCTGCTCTTGGAAAATTTTGGGAAACCGCTCCTACAACGAGAATTTTATTGAGTAAGCTGAACAATAGTAGTACCGGGTACGAAAGACTGTTGAGTATTTGGAAATGCAATTATCTCAGAACAGGTGATCGGCAAATGATCACGATAACCGAAGGGGGTACTGTGTAA
- the LOC131691636 gene encoding uncharacterized protein LOC131691636, translated as MNEGDSAGGQTGRTLALPAGTDQRILSISSAGHLPVGPVVVSSPMSRSSADERQQQFKHLQPMQSTGVHQNKSHTVPNPAGIVTCNQQQFTSSTSGSNVLISGVNNVNNDTNSTVIRASFDSGVRTQNSFIGTSGSNSASDGLVPNHPSGIVSVFSGIISGNNNSANSGKIYTQTASGIVTGTGSGAGVDSGETFPVSPTARKRLKLDSPIIEVEHDISALKKLILEHKYMRLRSIKEK; from the exons atgaatgaagGTGATTCAGCGGGAGGGCAAACAGGTCGTACCCTAGCCCTTCCTGCTGGGACTGACCAGAGAATATTGAGCATCAGCAGTGCAGGCCAT TTGCCCGTTGGGCCTGTGGTAGTTTCATCACCAATGTCCCGTTCGTCTGCCGATGAGAGACAGCAACAGTTTAAGCATCTTCAGCCAATGCAGAGCACTGGAGTACATCAAAATAAATCTCATACAGTACCAAACCCAGCCGGAATCGTTACATGTAATCAGCAACAGTTTACATCATCAACTAGTGGTAGTAACGTTTTGATCAGTGGCGTTAACAATGTGAACAATGACACAAACAGTACAGTTATCAGAGCTTCATTTGACAGTGGAGTGCGAACGCAGAATTCTTTTATCGGAACAAGTGGAAGCAACAGTGCAAGTGATGGACTAGTCCCGAATCATCCCAGTGGCATCGTTAGTGTTTTTAGTGGTATCATAAGCGGTAATAACAATAGTGCAAATTCTGGGAAGATATACACACAAACTGCAAGTGGAATAGTGACTGGAACGGGATCGGGCGCAGGAGTGGATAGTGGTGAAACTTTTCCTGTTTCTCCAACAGCCCGGAAACGACTAAAACTTGATAGTCCTATTATTGAAGTGGAACATGATATTTCCGCACTGAAGAAACTTATTCTAGAGCACAAGTACATGAGATTACGGAGTATTAAGGAAAAGTAA
- the LOC131689239 gene encoding deoxyribonuclease TATDN1, producing the protein MWHMFKRVINMPKIIDIGANLTDSMFQGIYGSSSKHQPDLGIVLNRAWGVGLQKIIVTCGNISDCITALKIINDDDRLFMTVGCHPTRCGEFVSDPEGYYQSLSKQIECNREKVVAIGECGLDYDRLNFCDKEIQKRYFEQQLKLATKYELPLFLHCRNAHEDFIEILKRNLDNLPKRGVVHTFDGTLEDARKLVDLGFYIGINGCSLKTEDNLKTVAEIPDDRIMVETDSPWCEIRPSHAGSKFVKTKFPSVKKKEKWEKDSLIAGRCEPAMIVQVLEVLAAVKNEPVENLVDLYYNNTMSVFFPHEK; encoded by the exons ATGTGGCATATGTTTAAACGAGTCATCaatatgccaaaaatcattg ACATTGGAGCTAACCTGACGGATTCGATGTTCCAAGGTATCTACGGCAGTTCATCCAAACACCAGCCAGATTTGGGCATCGTTTTAAACCGAGCATGGGGAGTAGGTTTACAGAAAATTATCGTTACCTGTGGAAATATCTCGGACTGTATCACTGCTCTCAAGATTATTAACGATGATG ATAGACTTTTCATGACTGTCGGTTGCCACCCGACAAGGTGCGGAGAATTTGTTTCAGATCCAGAAGGGTATTATCAATCGCTGTCCAAACAGATCGAGTGTAACCGTGAGAAGGTCGTTGCAATTGGAGAATGCGGCTTAGATTATGACAGGTTGAACTTTTGCGACAAAGAAATCCAGAAAAGGTACTTCGAACAACAGTTAAAGCTAGCTACGAAGTACGAACTTCCTCTTTTTTTGCACTGCCGAAATGCTCACGAAGATTTCATTGAGATACTGAAGCGGAATTTAGATAATCTTCCCAAACGAGGTGTTGTACACACTTTCGATGGAACGCTGGAAGATGCTCGAAAGTTGGTCGATCTCGGATTCTACATTGGCATCAACGGGTGCTCACTGAAAACCGAAGACAATTTAAAGACAGTGGCTGAGATACCAGACGATAGAATTATGGTAGAAACCGATTCTCCTTGGTGTGAAATTCGACCATCCCATGCTGGTTCGAAGTTTGTGAAAACCAAGTTTCCATCCGTcaagaagaaagaaaaatggGAAAAAGATTCACTGATTGCTGGTCGATGTGAACCGGCGATGATTGT gcaAGTTCTGGAAGTGCTCGCTGCTGTTAAAAACGAGCCTGTTGAAAACCTGGTCGACCTATATTACAACAACACGATGAGTGTTTTTTTCCCTCACGAAAAGTAG